The genomic interval TGAAGTTGGAACTGGTCCTTGCAGGGAAATGCACATTTATGAAACCCCCAAAACTGATGTCAAAGCACCTCCTGTCTTGGACAGAGTCCTCTCAGAGTCTACAGGTGCTGCCTCCAGAACCCTCTTCCTGGAGCGCATCCCTATGCATCTAGAAATTCTGTTGGGAAATATGATGGTCAGACCCTTGGCCACCTGAAAGGTTCAGGCTGGTAGAAGAATAAGGAAAGCCACAGGGCAGCAGGGGCAGGTGCCAGCAAGGAAGGCAGGCACGCCAGGAAGACACCCACGGTGAGAAGTGCAGATGGCCCAAGGGCAAGTTTGCTCAACTCACCCAGGTTTGCTCTTGCTGGGGCCAAGAGGACTCATGTGCCAGGGCCAAGGGCCCTTGGGGGCTCTCATAGGGGGCTTATCTGGGCTTCGGTTCTGGAGGGCCAGGAACAAACAGGCTTCAAAGCCAAGGGCTTGGCTGGCACACAGGGGGCTTGGTCCTTCACCTCTGTCCCCTCTCCCTACAGACACATATAAGACCCTGGTCACAcctgggagaggaggagaggagagcatAGCACCTGCAGCAAGATGGATGTGGGCAGCAAAGAGGTCCTGATGGAGAGCCCGCCCGTGAGTGTGgttgcgtgtgtgtatgtatgtgtgtgcgcgCACATGTGTGTGATGGGCCCTGCCTCCTCTATCCTCCCTGGCCTGTTTCCTTATCCAGATCCATTCACTCATCTAACCTAGGACTGTGATAAGTCAGGATGGGGACACCAAGACCACTAAGCCAGGGACCCTTGGGGAGCTGTTTGTGGGCCAAGAGCCACTATAGGGGTCCGTAGAAAGGGCTGTCCGTAGACAGCCCCGAGTCAGAAGCCATGAGAAACTTCAGAAGTCAGGGGACACTTCACAGAGAAAAAACACATACAATCTGGAGCCAGAATAAGGAAGAGCTCGCCtggtggagaaggaggaaggcattccaggaaagagggagactctgtaTCACCGCATGGAGGTGATCCCTTGGGGACAGAGAGGGGCTGACCATGGCTAGGGGAAGCAGCAGGGAGAGACAGGTGAAGCAGGCTCTCTTGGGTCCCTCAAAACTAGACCCTGCTTCTAAGCTTCTATGTGTCTATGGGTTTGTTAGAATCCAggccacctcctccaagaagccttctcTGATCTCCTCAGCCCTTCCCTGTCCATCCATCGCATCGGCTGTCCAGCCCTAGGCAGCCATGGGAGGGTGTTCAGCTTGTATAGGGAGAAGAGGGGACAGCCTCATGACCTCATGCCTGTCTCCCTGCCTGCCCCACCGTGTCAGGACTACTCCGCAGCTCCCCGGGGACGATTTGGCATTCCCTGCTGCCCAGTGCACCTGAAACGCCTTCTTatcgtggtggtggtggtggtcctCGTTGTCGTGGTGATTGTGGGAGCCCTGCTCATGGGTCTCCACATGAGCCAGAAACACACGGAGATGGTGAGAGGTGTGGGATGCGCGGCAGTGGGCACAGGACATGCCAGACAGAGGGGCTAGGTGGGATGGGCGATAGGAAACTGTCcaaggggagtggaggggaggaggcAAGGGGCACAGCTAGAAGGAAAGAGGCACGAACCAGGCAGCAACCCAGCTCAGGCTTTTCCACAAGGCCCCTGCCCCGCAGCAGGACAGCCAGCTCCCTCCAGCACCTGGTTCCACTCAGCCTCCCTGAACTCTTGGGAAAGAGGGAAGCGCATTTGAGTACAGAGGCCTGAGTATGGGGATGGGTACCACAGGCTGAGTAGGAAAGGGGAAGACCAGGCAGCTCCATGCCCTTTCCCCAGGTTCTGGAGATGAGCATTGGGGCGCCGGAAGCCCAGCAACACCTGGCCCTGAGTGAGCACCTGGTTACCACTGCCACCTTCTCCATCGGCTCCACTGGCCTCGTGGTGTATGACTACCAGCAGGTGGGTATGCCCAGACCTCCTGACCCTGGGACCAGTGACAAGGCTCTGCTAGAGCCACCCAGCTGGGCCACTTCATCCAcatccatctctccctctcctccagccCTTTTTTGCCTGAGCCCCAGATTCTAGTATGATTCCCGTGCCCAACCTAGAGGGAGGTGGCTAAGGACCTGGGTCAGGGAGAGAGCAGGGCAGGGGCCCCCGAATGATCTCCAGCATTCTGTGCCTAGCTGCTGATCGCCTACAAGCCAGCCCCTGGCACCTGCTGCTACATCATGAAGATAGCTCCAGAGAGCATCCCCAGTCTTGAGGCTCTCACTAGAAAAGTCCAGAACTTCcaggtgtgtgtctgtgggtgaAAAGAGTGGGCTGTCTCCCTCCCAGGGCTGCTGGGAGGAGTGTCCGAATGATGGCTATTTGTCACCTGTAAAGCACTGTTCCTCATTGGCTGCCAGCTGACTGCCCCTCTCCTATTCCCCTGCACGACTCCTTTCCTTCCCACCGCACTGCCAAGCTGCTGGGCTCAGCTGAGTCCACTCACTACCTGGTGGCTTCTGACTCTAGCACAGCCCCtctttactgatgaggaaactgaggctcagagagattgccTGATATACCTGAAGTCCCACAATAAGGGCTGCACATGGGATAGAAACTCACTTCCTAGATTCCAGATGGAATGCTCTCTGCAGGCCAAGCCCGCAGTGCCTACGTCTAAGctgggccaggcagaggggcgAGATGCAGGCTCAGCACCCTCCGGAGGGGACCCGGCCTTCCTGGGCATGGCCGTGAGCACCCTGTGTGGCGAGGTGCCGCTCTACTACATCTAGGACGCCTCCGGTGAGCAGGTGTGATCCCAGGGCCCCTGATCAGCAGCGGAGGAGCGCTCGGGCCACCTGCCCGGGCTGTGGAGGAGCGCTTGCGCTGACCAGGCGCTGGGGCGTCCACTGAAGCGGGGTCATCCAGGCAACTCGGGGAAGGGGAAGCTCACAGACCGGTACTTCCCACTCCCCTGACTCTCTCTGTCCATCCTCAACATTCCTTTGCTTCACAGGGTCAGTGGAAGCCCCAAGGGGAAAGGAAACGCCCCGGGCAAAGGGTCTTTTGCAGCTTTTGCAGACGGGCAAGAAGCTGCTTCTGCCCACACCGCAGGGACAAGCCCTGGAGAAATGGGAGCCTGGGGAGAGGATGGGAGTGGGCAGAGGTGGCGCCCAGGGGCCCGGGAACTCCTGTCACAACAGAATAAAGCAGCCTGATTGAAAAGCAAAGGGTCTGCTTCTGTCTTCCTGCAGGGCGCAGTCCTGCCCTGGCGGGGGCCGGCCAGGAAGGGAAGGGCCTTGGGAGAGCAAAGTGGGGTTTGCCATTCGCCCTCTGTCCCAGGGCGCTGGGGCACTGGGTCCACCTCGGCGGGGGAGAGGGGCTCGCAGGGAGCCATCCACGGGCTTTCGGCGCCCTCCAGCGGCGTCTCCGGAGGAGGGAGAGACACCAAGACAGCGAGAGAGACAGAGCGCAGAGAGCGAGACGCGAGAGAGCGACGGTCCGAGAAGGGGAGATAGGGAGACGCGGGCAGAGAGACCGACCCGAGGCCGGGGCGCGCGGCAGGGGCGGCGCGAGGACCTGACAGCGTGTCCCGCGGCGGGGCGGGGGCTCGGCCGCGCGCCCGCGGGGGAGGCCGCCGCTAGAGGGCACCTCAGGAGCGACAGCCCTCCCGGCACCCCGGGGCCCGAGCTCCAGCCCCGGCCTCGCGGCCCGCGGCCCGCGGCCCGCGGCCCGGGCGGCCCGAGCCCCCTCCCCGGGCGCGCGGCTCTCCGCCTTCCCCGCCCCGGCTGGCGCGCGGCCCGGCCCGGCCGAGCACTGTCCCGGCCCCGAGGGGGGCAGAGCTCGGGCGAAAACCCGCCCTCCAGCGAGCTCATTTCCCTAAAAAGAGGGGGGGGGAgccggagggagggagggagagaaagaaagagagaaaaagaaggaaagggagagggagacggcTGGAGCCCGAGGACGAGCGCGGAGCCGCGGGCCGAGCGGGGGGCGGgagacaggaaggagggaggcgagcagagggaaggggaagaggtcGGGGAGCGAGGGCGGGAGCGGTCGCGGTCGCGACCGAGCAAGCAAGCGGGCGAGAGGACGCCCTCCCCTGGCCTCCAGTGCCCCGCTtccctcgccgccgccccgccagcaTGCCCGGCGTGGCCCGCCTGCCGCTGCTGCTCGGGCTGCTGCTGCTCCCGCGTCCCGGCCGGCCGCTGGACTTGGCCGACTACACCTATGACCTGGCGGAGGAGGACGACTCGGAGCCCCTCAA from Gorilla gorilla gorilla isolate KB3781 chromosome 7, NHGRI_mGorGor1-v2.1_pri, whole genome shotgun sequence carries:
- the SFTPC gene encoding surfactant protein C — its product is MDVGSKEVLMESPPDYSAAPRGRFGIPCCPVHLKRLLIVVVVVVLVVVVIVGALLMGLHMSQKHTEMVLEMSIGAPEAQQHLALSEHLVTTATFSIGSTGLVVYDYQQLLIAYKPAPGTCCYIMKIAPESIPSLEALTRKVQNFQAKPAVPTSKLGQAEGRDAGSAPSGGDPAFLGMAVSTLCGEVPLYYI